The Cicer arietinum cultivar CDC Frontier isolate Library 1 chromosome 1, Cicar.CDCFrontier_v2.0, whole genome shotgun sequence genome contains the following window.
ACAATGAAACCATTATATGAATACAAATACTAACTACACCGATCCCTTTCTGCTACATGACTCATTAAGTCCAAAACTACGAAAAAATAGGCAAATGTACACTGGATTCCCATTGCCgaataattgaatatatttacCAAAGAGAAAACATACAGCACAACTTGGTTTTCAATCACACATTACAGAGAATACTTTCTATTCATTTAAACAAAccataaaaaaacacaaataaagcTAGCATCTACCAGAGTGAAGCACTACTTACGATGCAGTAGATCTTTATGAACCATTGCAACAGCAACACAACCAATAAGAACCTAAATCATGGGTTCAAAACAGACCATCAAACACAATTTCTAGCTAATATTAAACTGTTCATAGAAGACCAAACAATAATTCATTCATACCTTATCAGCAAGGGGATCAAGGTAGGAACCAACTACAGAATCAACCTTCATCTTCCTAGCCACATAACCATCCAGCTACAAttacataaacaaataaaatttgaaaaagtttagCATATCATTTCACCATACTGTGCATCATAAGgttaaaatatctcaaaataaatatataaaaaattgtttttttataccCAATCACTCCCTCCAGAGATAGCCAACCCCACCATTGCCGAAGTATACATATCATTCACAATCATCCTGTCCAAAAAATTCAATCacattaaaaaatcaaaaaaatacatttaaaaaattattccaaTCAAAATTTGCAAAGTAGCTACCATCCAAGAAAAGGACCCGAAATCAATCGAGTAAAAGAAATGAGATTTGGCGCATTGAGGAAAGTGTGGAGAAGTGTGTGGTGGGGTGAATGGTTAGAATTGGAATTGGNNNNNNNNNNNNNNNNNNNNNNNNNNNNNNNNNNNNNNNNNNNNNNNNNNNNNNNNNNNNNNNNNNNNNNNNNNNNNNNNNNNNNNNNNNNNNNNNNNNNNNNNNNNNNNNNNNNNNNNNNNNNNNNNNNNNNNNNNNNNNNNNNNNNNNNNNNNNNNNNNNNNNNNNNNNNNNNNNNNNNNNNNNNNNNNNNNNNNNNNNNNNNNNNNNNNNNNNNNNNNNNNNNNNNNNNNNNNNNNNNNNNNNNNNNNNNNNNNNNNNNNNNNNNNNNNNNNNNNNNNNNNNNNNNNNNNNNNNNNNNNNNNNNNNNNNNNNNNNNNNNNNNNNNNNNNNNNNNNNNNNNNNNNNNNNNNNNNNNNNNNNNNNNNNNNNNNNNNNNNNNNNNNNNNNNNNNNNNNNNNACACGACGGTGGAATGGTAAAGGAGTGGTTGCGATCCGAAGCAAGTTGAGATTAATAGCTTTAACCTTGCGAAAAACGACGACGTTTGGGTGAAAATAAAGAGGAGTAGCGGATTGAGAGAGCTTCCAGGGCGGTGAAGCGAGGAAGAGAGGGCCGTTATGTTGAGAAGGAAAGCGAAAAAGCGCGTTGTGTAATAATGGAGAAAAGGGGAAGAAAGTAGAAGTGGTGATTGTTGATGTTGTTGATGGAGTGAGGAAGGTTTTAGCAATGGTGTTTGTGTTGCTCGCTATTGATTTCAGAGACCTGAAAATCACCATTGTTATAGCATTTCTTACAATTCGCTTCGAAAAGTTaggtttttcttttctctctatttttttattttattttattttgtacttttatttttctttggaAGATAGAGGTTTTGTTTTGGGGTTTTCGATAAACATGGacagatataataatatttttctttttgatggaatggattgatatatatattcttttttgacAGATGGATTGAAGATTTCTTGccacatttttctttttcattagtATGCTTAGAAATGGAATGGAAAATTTCTTGACACATTTTTTATGGTcgcatataatatattttttatgttacattACAATTTTAGCCTTTGAATGGAGGGAAGTGATTTTTCTCCAGagttgacaaaataaaataagagaaatgAAGTTAAGACACAGCTAAAAATCAGCACAGTATGAAAgtatgattttgatttttatataatatatgtttttgaATACAATGTCGATTTTGATGTGTTGAAATAacacaactaataaaatagttaagtatatataataataataaagtttttAGAGTAGTTGTTGTACCTGGAGTAATCCAAAGAAGCATCACTCTATTGTAACTAATGAATACTAATGTTATGTGTTTGCACTACAATAAATccacaaattaattttaatggtTAAATTGAAGTAAGTTTTGCTTTGTTTTCATTATTGGAATAATAAGTTTCATTATTAGATCAAGTGtgatatgataaaatttattgatttaatgtttgaaaaataaACTTGTATATAATACAAGATTATCTTATTTGTACACattagtaaaaaattaatttttttttagagaaacAATCATATAAATTCGAATAAGTAACACTAAAAGGAGTTATAGGTtgataaaacatttaattagacctaaatatctaaattatctatgttaatccaattaaataattaaaataaaagttggactaatataaattttacaactaacttaaatatctaaattatttattttaatctaattaaatTCTCTATGAAATGTCTTGTTGGAAGTTTAGCTTTCTTACCACATTGGCTAATAGTAAAAGTCTATTTCTTCCTTTGAGTGTATAAAAGcccaattataaaaaataaatgtcacaatttttcaaaatatatatttgtgtaccaaaaactttattaatagaaaaaatggAGAAAATCTTTTACCTTATTTTCAATAGTAAAAGTCCACACGATTCATAAAATCGAACAAGGTACTTTCTCTCTTGCAATGTTGAATGCAAGTTGCATCAACAGGACGAAGATGCAAGGATTTGTAATGTCCTTGTTCACTCAAAGATACCTAAACTAAGAAGGGTTAGGTTACTCTACTAGTGAACTTGTCCATGCATTGTGTGAAGTTTTTTAGAATAGTCATTTTTTCCGGGATTTTATATGTCACAATGAAAGTTAAAAAATCAGTTGAGTAAAAAAAGTTGAATATGAATGTATCTCGTGTTCATAAATGTTGAGTAAAAAAAGTTGTTCATAAATATATAGcttaaattacatatgtggtcccttaatttaattttaaataacgttttaattatttatcttttttttttcttccgatttagtcctttattcctaacaatatcaaataaagtatgaaaatatgagtttatttgaagatttgcgttacgaatttgataaaatttgtattatattgaagaatataattaattttatgagttatgattgaatttttttttgaatttttgtataaaaaaggataacattgttaaaattttaaaacataaaatattaaattgtcatttaaaattaaaataaaggaccaagtcgagaaaaaaaaaagataaagaactaaaacgttatctgaaattaagttaagggaccacaaatgtaatttagccaaatatatattatataaatgtgTTTGGTGTACAATAATactatcaaatatttatatttgagtaAACAATTTAACTAAACACATTtattacataaatatttatcataaaagTGCTTTTGTCTTTAAACATACAAGTAATATAGATATTTTACACGTACCTCATTCCTTTTCTCTCATGTGCTCTAAcaacttttaaaatcaaatgaGTATTGGAATTAGATTACCAATGACTATTGAATTACCATTTGATAGAATATGATTGCAATCACCTTGTTGTGCGCAAAGTTGGTCTATTTGTTATGcatcatttttctttaaaaaaaaggaaacaacaatactaatataatagtaataatttgagaagGACAAAAAGCACACCTTGTGAGAAAGAAAGACACATCTCTGACTCTTNNNNNNNNNNNNNNNNNNNNNNNNNNNNNNNNNNNNNNNNNNNNNNNNNNNNNNNNNNNNNNNNNNNNNNNNNNNNNNNNTTCCCATAGCCAAAGGCATGACTGGCGGAGAATAACTTTGACATGACATCAAAAAGAAAAGTATAAACCATTGAGCGCCATTCTAATTTCAAATTTgcatttttaagaaacttttGATCATTCATTGCTACACATATATGCTaatcaaaatgcattaatagcTTAATGTCTCTAAATAGTTGAGTTATACAAAAAAGTGTTTTGCactaaattgatatttaaaaattattgaaatttttaatgatgattaataatatttttttaaataataatttattatttttatagataagATGATAATCTGATTGATATTAATTCACTATcttagtaattaaaataaaaatgactatTAATATCTACTTCTAAGAGACATTAAACAATATATAATcgttataattttataaatttttcaaatatgatTCCTATTCAAATTTTCCctcaaaataaatctaaaagaTAATAACGTAAACATTCTATGCTTGATATATTttccaaagaaaaaaaaaaaaaacaacaaacattGTGTCAAAAAGTGTAAAGTATTATGATGTGTATAAAACCAACTCATTTCAACTTTTTAAAGTTTCAATTATGGGAAATTCCATGCATTTGCTTTTCATAAAGCATTCGCTGTTTAATAAAGTTTAAACAATAGATGCTCCTCCTAATTGATAATTAAGAGCCATGACCCCAACTTTCTTCAACTAGAAGCCTCATTCCCTATAAAGTGTAGTGCCACATAATTCATTGGCACCAATCCATGTGAAATGGCTGCACCTGTTGCTATAGGCACAAGGGGAACTATTGGATCTCTAGTGAGGAAGGAAATTGAATATTTCACTAAGTTTGAGTTAGAAAGAAGAGGAACAACAATACAGAAACCTCAGCAACACCTTGTGGACATGGACATGGTTTCTAGAAGAAGCTATTCCATCATGTCAAGGCCTAGTTTGTGGTTCTTGCCAACAAACTGGAAGAGAAGGAAGCAAAGAGGTACCAGCACAACAAGTAGGTTCCTCAGCAAAATCTGTTCTGTTACTGATGTAGCTGCTGAAACCAATCAACTGAACAGAATTCCTGGTTACAGCTATAGGATCCTCAAGACTGATATCAACAACTTTCAGCTCTAAGTGAATCTCTTTTTAAGTTtcttgagggaccaaaacttgAAGGCTTGCAgcatattcattttaattttcacaTTGTGTTGCCAAACTTAGGCAACTCTTCTGTTTTAATTTTGGGTTCataatgtttttcattttctctttcagatcatgtatttcaatttttatgtgCCTTAGTGTTCTACAGCTTGAGTAAGCAAGATTTTAAATCAAAGCAACTTGTTGGAGATATTGTTGCAGCTATATGTTCTAAGGATTTGATAATAGACTAATGGCAATTGGCATGATAAATGTATTGGAAAAATTCAAGTTTCTTATTGACATTTTTTTGGGTCTTAACCCTTCAGGAAAACTAGTCCTAGCAATCTAAAATTCGGTCAGGAGGTAAGTAAAGTCTAGTCAATAATTATTTCAGCTGGGGTTTGAATTTAGGTTCTCCCTCGAACAATTTAGCATTCACTGGAGCTCATTAACCATTTGAGTTCAACCTCTTGAATAGTTTCATATTGACTAGAGATAGGGTCAGAAAGCAATTTATAAAAGTAATATGAATCAATCATCTTACAAGTAGGCTTTGTTAAATATGAAACAATGTAcatttattaatcaaataacaataacaatgtattttggaattggaatttgaaaatatacatatatattctTTGGACATCAGGTTTAGATGTCCAATGATGAAATAGAAACAGAAACTCAGGTGAAACTTTCtttggaaaaaaagaaaagaaagaaagataaATCAAAGGGATCCTGATTCCAATCCCAAAAGGAAATCACTACAGCCTAACATTTAACAGTAGGACATTTTACACAAACAGAATTACACCCTAAGCACATTTTTTGAGTGCTCTTCAAATTTGTCAGTGAATCCTAGTATGTGTTGACCAAATTGTAGCTACTATGCCCTTTCAGATCCCATTGAATTTGTAGCTCTAAAAGATTCAACATGACCAGCAGTTAATAGAGATTCACCAGCTATGTCTTTTTCTTCAGTTTTGTGTACTGCTAAATGTGCAATAGCTGTTACAACATCTTCCATGGAAGGTCGCGTTTCGGCTTCCTCTTGTAGACACATTGCTGCCACTGCAAGGGCTTGAAATAGTCCCTTCACAGGGAACTTATCTTTAAGCAAAGGATCTGCCATTAGAGTGAACTTGTTTCTGTCCTTAAACAAAGGTTGTGCCTGCCAAATCATAAACAAGGACAACCATGTTCTTAGACTGTATATATAACACTAGATAATTTTGAATCTCATTTCTTACTTAGTAGTATGATAGTATCCACTTCCTATATGGTAGAATTCACATGGATATCACTCAATGATAAAAAGTGTGATAAAAAAGAATACATCAGTGTTTCAAGTATTTCTCTTAATATTAATGCTCCTGAGATGTAAAGTGTGTCTCGTGTCTAACACCGACACAAATGGTTACATTCAttaactttcattttcttaaattattattggtgtCTACGTGTTTGGTGTATGTGTTTCATAGATCAAAATGCTTATTGAAAAGTAAAAAGTAAAAGATATAATGTGACATACCCAAACAATCAAATTTTGTTGTTCACGAGTTCTTGTAGGGTCAATAACTCTCCTACCAGAGATTATTTCCAAAAAAACAACCCCAAAACTATAAATATCTGACTTTGAGGATAGCTGACCAGTAGCAGCATACTCAGGTGCACAATATCCATAAGTCCCCATCACCCTTGTTGAGACCAAGTTCTCACCCTCTCTTGGAGCAATCTTAGCAAGACCAAAATCAGAAAGCTTTGGATTGAAATCTTCATCTAATAGTATATTAGACGATTTAAAATCGCGAAAAATCACCGGTGGATCTGCAGAATTATGCAGATATTCAAGTCCTCTAGCTGCTCCATCAGCTATTTTCATTCTTGTTTCCCAATCCAATGGTTCCTTATCATTACCTATATCTGAAACAAACAAACATACTCATGTCTTAGTTTTAGTGCATGCTATAGATTCTTTTTAGTGAAAATAAAAAGCAATGTTGTCAATCGTGCATAGCGAAAAAATaacagtttgttcaaattccgctataCTACAACAATAGCTATAATTGCTATTTGACAACGCCAATGAAAAACAAGTCTAGGATCAGAATGTTTTTGGCTACAACTACTACTAGTTACCTAGAAGGTGATTTTCCAAACTTCCATTGGCCATGTACTCATAAACCAAAATCCTTTGATCCTCTTCAGCACAATAACCAACAAGCTTCACAAGATTTGGATGATTAACCATGCTTAACATTAAAACCTCAGCAAAAAATTCTCTTGTTCCTTGATTTCCATTTCTGTTCAGTTTCTTCACAGCTACAGTCtgaatatcaaatatttaacaTGAGACTttgataaacaatttataaaaaaatcaaaacatattagtataaaaagagagagagaaacaaACTTGATCAATGCTTTTTATCTGTCCTTTATAAACATTCCCAAATCCACCTTCTCCAACAAGACAATCAGAACTGAAATTATTTGTTGCATCAGCTATTTCTTCATATGTGAATATTTTAACATCATTTTTTGCAGTTCCATATTTTAGTATCTCTTCTGATATTTGTCTATGCCTGCTGCTACCTGCAATTTAATTAACACCAcatatatttaaactaattataaattaatccaCATTTAAATTTGCATACCCTCTTTTTGTGTACTTGTTTTTTAGAACTCTAAATTCTTAAACatagataaaattaaattaaaaaaaaaaagtaaaatggcTGAAAAACGTGGCCTATTGCACGGGTCTCCCACCAGGTAGAatcaagtaaataaaaataaaaataatctctTATTAAGATTTAATGGTAAGAATAAAAATCCTAAAACAACAGAACAAAAGTGCAtttgtttatataaaatgtataaTGAGGAAGGAATTATCatgtaacattttttatttattttttgtatgcaCATGTAATTAACAAATACTACTAGTTTGATAGAATTAAAAAAGACTATTAAATATTGTGTATCTATAAATCTAAAATGAATCATAACACACACACACCTGATTTGAGTGACATAGCAGCTGCTAATGATTTGAATGTTCTTCttccttttgaaattttcctagAACATGGTCTATAAGAAGGTGATTCAACTTCGGATTTGCAGCATGGAAAACAACTCATGTTCTCAAACTAAACAAACCTTAATGTTTGTCTAGGAATTTAATTAATCAGCACAAATGTTAATTAGTATCTGTgattaataattaatctttgtgattaataattaatcacAGACACAAAAAATTCAGAATCAGAATCAATTTGCAAAAAGAGGAAACAAGAATGATAAaatgttgttattaatttaacaatttgaaACTGTGTAACTGAAAAGACATTGAAAAACAGTTTTATATGTGTTTGAGAGGATCTTGTAATtacttattttagtttttggtATCAAAATGGAATTCTTTTAACATAGTTAACCTTAGCTGGTTAGTAAAAAGGAGCACGCGTTATTTTTTGTGTCTAGTTATTTTTGACAAGGATAACAGGTTGTTTTTACCATAgtttacgttttttttttattatatatattattttaatttaatgctCCGTTGTAGTACTTGTTCTTATAGACTGtatatataatttcattaattaattatatgtaaaGTCAACTCATTCTATTCTTGAAACTTTGACCAGAATAGCTATCTATTATTGGGATGTCATGCTGCCAAATGCGCATGTTGAACTGAATATGTGCAATTTTTCATCATTttgtaacatttatttataaaacaactttgttcttataaaaaaaagttttattaattagaaacttaaaatcaaataacatattaaattattttgcagaatcaataattttttttagtatttccttaaaaagaaaaaattaatattcataaaagAAAACATGGTTACCAATATTGTTATTTTGGAACTGTAAAAAAACGTCTAACAAGAAacttagaagaaaaaaataatataactgtAGTAATAAAAATGAGGGGTGTTAATAGATACACCTTTTGAATTTATTTCGATCATGATTAGTTTGGGATCCATTCTAAAGGCCCATCCATTAGGTTGGGCAGTTTGACCAAAATCAGAAACACTTCACTCGCCCATTTACTAAAGATTATTATTTATTCGACCTtcaacatttaattatttgtaatttttgggGTGGAATGAGCATCTTCCAAAAGAGTATAATTACTCACTCACTTATACTACAAGCATTCTTGGAGCAGAGGTTCCGAAACCAACTCAAATCTTAACTCAAtgaataccttttttttttcaaattttatttttttgattaaaaattttctattttctattttttttgcATAAGTCTCCTTATTTGATGATATACACTAATGACAATCATCTTTTTTATTGCACAATTATGTTCAGAAAAATATCTCATTTCTTAGCTGTGGACTTACAGATTCCTATACTACTTATTCGatataacattttaatgttgaaaGTTGAACTACAatctaaaattgcataaaaataaaggaaaaatgaTAGTTAATATGTCGTAATATTTATAGTGACATTTATAAAGTTAAACTAACCAGAAAACATACACTAACTTTGTTTGACATGTTCTCAACTCATTAACTCACATATTACATCATATAAGATCATAAATAACTATACTATTATAAGTTGGGGAGTTTGgaaacacaagtgcaataactAGTCAAATGTCTCCAAAACCACAAGAGACTTTGACATCATCTCCACCCAAAATCTTAAGGCATTAGATATATGACTCACCTCTTTTATATATCTAACGTTTAGTTCAATCTTAGTCAATGTGAGACTTAACCACTcatatttaaattcaataatatatatatgactTTTTTTATCGACTAAGTTACAATACAAAATTGTCTTGCAGACTAAGTTATTCTCTTTCATATCAGATGATACCATCTACATAACCCTATTTATAAAGAAATAAGTCTTCACACACATTCTGAACGTAATCAATtaatatcttaattaattaagtcAATGGCAAAACTTAACTGTTTGCGTTTTATGCTTTTGTAAATTAAACTGTCCATCAATATAATCTTATTTTCCGCATCTCTAATTGTTCATCAATGCAAAAACATTTGCATCGTCATTTCTCTCCCCATAACcatctatattttaatttgatggaAATCTCAAGAATCCAATAAAAAAGtaggaaatgaaattttttatcaagaaaaataaCGTAGCAAAATAGTTACTCATCTCTCCCTATATTACAATTCTTAATAAAACTCGCATTaagagaaaattataaataaatataaataaataaaaactatattaattaatgaGAGAATTATTAGAGAGttgttattaaattataattacataaataaatacattaggacttatataataaatgattaCAATTAACTAATTTAAGTAACTAATTAATTTGTCTAACTAACtagtataattaatattgtatccGATACAAATACTTAAGTAAGTGGCTATATAGTCCTTTATCTTAGTTTACTCTTTGTTATAGTCATTTTGGTTGTTCTTCACATTCAGCCATTAACTAATAGTCGACTTTCCATGactaaattattcatttattcggtaatttaattattattcaaCCGATACCCAAGTATTTTTACTCTATTCgtaacttaattaatttttgttgtgagCAAAGTGATATAAGAAAAGCATATAGTTAGATTAGGTAAAGTTAAGTACTGGTAAGGGGAAGATCAAGGTAATGAGGAGGGCCCTCTATTGGGCTCTACAAGCACCTCTAAAAGCACATGTCtcaattaataaattatcaaatatttatttttttatttttattttgaaattagaaGAGATAACAAATATCACTTTAATTAACCAAGATTCTATATTTGATAAACGTCCAATCTAATCATATCTATATAAGTTGAACTAACATATCAAcctataaaacaaaaacattaccCATCAATGTAACAAAATCAATAGGCAGACAACTAACCCATATTTTATCGAAGGATTAAGTTGTATAGTTTTTCCAATAACccatcaaattaaaacaaaataaccaCAAAATATAGAACACATGCACAAATGGATCAAATAAGTAAGAAGTAATAATAGAGTTCTTTTTAGGGTTTTCTTCTCTCTTAAACTTCAATCGAAGAAAAAGGAGTCTGACAAcaacctaaaatcaaaattattttgttttagctTTTTTAGCTCGATTCTTCAacataacaattttaaaaacaaaacgaATCAAATATCGATTCATTGAATCCAATCCTAATTTTAATTACCTTCGTAAAGATATAGTAAACTGACAATAAATTCAAGTGCCCCTTATTAATATcgaatatactatttttttaacacaatattaaatattacaattacaatGGAATTGTCAAAATCGTAATAACTCACCTCAATTTTGTGATTCCCACAACAAAATCAAACATAGATTTTTAGTAGGAAAAATAGGGTCC
Protein-coding sequences here:
- the LOC101489859 gene encoding cardiolipin synthase (CMP-forming), whose product is MVIFRSLKSIASNTNTIAKTFLTPSTTSTITTSTFFPFSPLLHNALFRFPSQHNGPLFLASPPWKLSQSATPLYFHPNVVVFRKVKAINLNLLRIATTPLPFHRRVNSNSNHSPHHTLLHTFLNAPNLISFTRLISGPFLGWMIVNDMYTSAMVGLAISGGSDWLDGYVARKMKVDSVVGSYLDPLADKVLIGCVAVAMVHKDLLHPGLVGLVVFRDAFLVGGAVFQRASSLGWKWKSWFEFFNLDGTCRQKVEPLFISKVNTVFQLVLVAAALLQPDFGTPETQSYITYLSWLVASTTVASSAAYGVQYMRSPVVLKSA
- the LOC101490515 gene encoding probable serine/threonine-protein kinase PBL23, which encodes MSCFPCCKSEVESPSYRPCSRKISKGRRTFKSLAAAMSLKSGSSRHRQISEEILKYGTAKNDVKIFTYEEIADATNNFSSDCLVGEGGFGNVYKGQIKSIDQTVAVKKLNRNGNQGTREFFAEVLMLSMVNHPNLVKLVGYCAEEDQRILVYEYMANGSLENHLLDIGNDKEPLDWETRMKIADGAARGLEYLHNSADPPVIFRDFKSSNILLDEDFNPKLSDFGLAKIAPREGENLVSTRVMGTYGYCAPEYAATGQLSSKSDIYSFGVVFLEIISGRRVIDPTRTREQQNLIVWAQPLFKDRNKFTLMADPLLKDKFPVKGLFQALAVAAMCLQEEAETRPSMEDVVTAIAHLAVHKTEEKDIAGESLLTAGHVESFRATNSMGSERA
- the LOC101490192 gene encoding uncharacterized protein yields the protein MAAPVAIGTRGTIGSLVRKEIEYFTKFELERRGTTIQKPQQHLVDMDMVSRRSYSIMSRPSLWFLPTNWKRRKQRGTSTTSRFLSKICSVTDVAAETNQLNRIPGYSYRILKTDINNFQL